From a region of the bacterium genome:
- a CDS encoding DUF1385 domain-containing protein: MPLTVGGQAVIEGVMLRSPNAVAVAVRAADGSIKSKVEQIKQPSERVHLLKWPFFRGIATLWDSLSLGIKCLNFSAKESLRDASESHEDKGTFWPFLLSMLAALGMGLVLFFILPHVFTELLGSQFPILHSSSYLFNLADGGFRIVIFVLYIVGISLMPDIRRVFQYHGAEHRVVHAYESGKEVTVESARDFGVLHRRCGTSFLLILLVVVILLFSLVPQETDPISKAATRLKFLPLVLVLAAGISYELLRLSAKAPNSLFVRAITAPGLMLQRLVTRQPSDEQVEVAIAALHGVLGAERRLREDRIKKAQEEALSV, encoded by the coding sequence ATGCCGCTGACAGTTGGGGGGCAGGCCGTAATCGAGGGGGTGATGCTCCGTTCACCTAACGCAGTAGCAGTAGCTGTGCGCGCAGCGGATGGCTCAATCAAGTCGAAGGTGGAGCAGATCAAACAGCCTTCGGAGCGTGTGCACCTATTGAAATGGCCGTTTTTTCGCGGCATCGCCACGCTTTGGGATTCTCTTTCGTTGGGGATCAAGTGCCTCAACTTCTCAGCTAAAGAATCTCTGCGTGACGCTTCCGAAAGCCACGAGGATAAGGGCACATTCTGGCCTTTCCTGCTCTCGATGCTCGCCGCACTTGGCATGGGCCTTGTCCTTTTTTTCATTCTGCCTCACGTCTTCACGGAGTTGCTGGGCTCTCAGTTTCCGATACTTCACAGCTCTAGCTACCTATTCAACCTTGCAGACGGCGGCTTCAGGATCGTCATCTTCGTGCTCTACATTGTAGGCATCTCGCTGATGCCGGACATCAGGCGAGTATTCCAGTATCACGGCGCTGAGCACCGCGTCGTTCACGCATACGAGTCAGGCAAAGAGGTAACCGTGGAATCTGCACGCGATTTTGGCGTCCTTCATCGCCGCTGTGGAACGAGCTTCCTGCTTATTCTGCTGGTTGTTGTCATTCTGCTTTTCTCGCTCGTCCCGCAAGAGACAGACCCAATCAGCAAGGCGGCAACACGGCTGAAGTTCCTTCCGCTCGTCTTGGTCTTGGCGGCTGGCATCTCCTACGAGCTTCTTCGTCTGTCCGCAAAGGCCCCCAACTCGCTTTTCGTCAGAGCAATCACGGCGCCTGGGCTGATGCTTCAGAGGCTTGTTACGAGGCAGCCATCGGATGAACAGGTCGAGGTCGCCATCGCCGCGTTGCATGGCGTTCTCGGCGCTGAACGTAGGCTGCGAGAGGACCGAATCAAGAAGGCTCAAGAGGAGGCGCTCTCAGTTTGA
- the rpmE gene encoding 50S ribosomal protein L31 has product MQKDIHPKYYETTVTCACGNKFKTRSTKKNIRIEICSKCHPFFTGKQKLVDTAGRVERFRRKYGLKADE; this is encoded by the coding sequence ATGCAGAAGGACATACATCCCAAGTACTATGAGACAACAGTTACGTGTGCTTGTGGGAACAAGTTCAAGACTCGTTCAACTAAGAAGAACATAAGGATCGAGATATGCTCCAAGTGCCACCCCTTCTTCACCGGCAAACAGAAGCTGGTTGACACGGCCGGTCGCGTGGAGCGGTTTAGGAGAAAATACGGGCTCAAGGCGGACGAATAA